GCTCTTAAAGATTGGATTTAATTTAAAATATTTTACGATGATGCAATCGTTGCTCGTGCTTGTTATTTTATTGATGACGTCTACAAAAAATAATGATCATCATGATCAGTTGGGAGTGTAATATGAAACTAGGTAACAAAATTGTTGTGCATGATCTTACATTTTCATTTAACAAAAATAGTAAAAAATTTTTTGATAAGCTGCATGTTGATTTTGTGCCAGGAACACTTAATTTTATTCAAGGTAAAAATGGTGTTGGCAAATCGACGTTGCTTAAAATTTTTTCTGGTAATATGAGTCCAGACCATCAGTTACAGGGGACATTACATATTAATTGTGATGTGTATGACTTTTGTCAACCAGATACCATGAGTAAAGCTGTCGCATTTGTACCACAAAAGTTTGATGAGTTGCTTGTTGATTCATACTCGTTGTATGAAAATTTACAATTTGCTCAGATGTCTGCATATCCATCATTAGTAAGTTTGCCAAAGATAGTCGCATTGCCAAAGTTGCTTGATGAGTATGGAATTGATTATACGATACCAGTTTCATTATTATCTGGTGGGCAGCGACAAATTTTATCAATGCTCATGATGCTTGAACGTAACCCAAAAATATTACTTTTAGATGAGCCAACAGCAGCATTAGATGAAGAAAATACGAAACTAGTTATGAGCTTTTTGCAAAATTTATGCGTTGAGCAAGGAATGACAATTATAGCAATTGTCCATAACCAAGAATTGGTAGATACTTATGCTCCATCAGGTTATTTTGAGCTTGTACAACATGATGGCAAACGAGCTATCAATTTTGTTTCTTCAAAAATATGATGTTTATGCAGTATCAAATATTGTTAGTATAAAAAAGCGTATAGTTGCAGCCGCAACCATGTTTCCGGAGATGAGCAAAGCGATATCGCAGGTGCGTATGAGGTTTTTCATTTTTAGAGTTGAATAAAGATTTTCTGTGTGTAAAGTTTGTCGACAGAGTGTCGAAATTTGATTATAATTAATGAGTTATCGATTGTTTCGTGATAAAAATGCAACAGTATCTTTGTTGTTGCAAGGGTACATTCATGATTGAAGTATCCAAAGATTTTTTAAATAACATCAGAAAAGGTTACCTTCACTATGTCAAAAAAACCATTTAAAAAACCATCATTTTTCGGTGGTCCTAAAGCGTTATTTATAGCAATCATTGTGCTTGTTGGCTTATTGAGTGTTTTAACTCAATTAACTGATTATGCACGAAATATGAGTGATTTAACGTATAAGCAATATATAGAAAAAGTTCGTGCTGATGAAGTAAAGTCAGTTACGATTTCTGGCCAACATATTGATGGCGTATTTAAAAATGACCAGTTTTTCCAAGTAACTCTGTCATCTGCTGATCAGAGCAAATCATTTGTTATCTCTGGTACCATGCTTGGTCATGAATCAAAAAATACAGATGATCCAAATTTTCAAGCGACGATAGTTCAACGAGATGGTGATTTTGATCTACTTGATAAACATGGCGTGACGTATAAAATTATACCTCCTGCTGCGCCAACAAACGTTTGGTATGTTATTTTATTAGTTTTGTTGTTAGTCAGCTTAGGTCTTCTTTCTGCTTGGTATCTTAATAAACAAGGTAAAGGCAATAATAACCAAGGTGGCGGCGGTCTATTTAACATGGGCAAAAGCCGTGCTAAAATTTTTATGCCAAATACTATTAAAGAAAAATTCACCTCAGTTGCAGGTGCTCATGAAGCAAAAGAAGAGCTTTTTGATATTGTAGATTTTTTAAAGAATCCAGGTAAATATCGTAAAATTGGTGCAAAAATTCCTCGTGGTGTTTTACTGCAAGGTGAACCTGGAACAGGTAAAACATTGCTTGCCCGTGCTGTAGCAGGTGAAGCTCAATGTCCTTTTATTAGTGTGAGCGGTTCTGATTTTGTTGAAGTATTTGTTGGTGTGGGTGCATCTCGTGTTCGTGATTTATTTGCACAAGCAAAACGTAATGCTCCATGCATCGTATTTATTGATGAGATTGATGCGGTAGGGCGCCAACGTAATGGCAGCGGAAATGGTGGCAGTGATGAACGTGAGCAAACATTAAATCAGTTGTTAACAGAGATGGATGGTTTTGAAGTTAATGAAGAACCAATCATTGTTATGGCTGCAACAAACAGAGCTGATGTTTTAGATAAAGCATTGTTACGTCCTGGCCGTTTTGACAGAATTGTTAATGTTCCAGTGCCAGATTTATTATCGCGTGAAGAAATCTTGCATGTACATTTGAAAAAAGTAAAAATAGCATCTGATATTGATGTGAAAAAATTAGCTCGCGCAACAACTGGTTACACTGGTGCTGATTTAGCTAATTACATTAACACTGCGGCTATTTTAGCAACTAAAGCAGGTTTGACGCAGATTACTATGGTGCAATTTGATGAAGCTTTATACTCTAAATTACTTGGTAAATTAGCTAAAACTATTGTTATGACTGATGAAGAAAAAAGAATAACTGCGTACCATGAAGGTGGCCATGCACTCATTAACATTTTAATGGGTGACTTGACGAGTCCTTTGCATAAAGTTACTATTACTCCTCGGTCAGGTG
This genomic interval from Candidatus Chromulinivorax destructor contains the following:
- a CDS encoding ABC transporter ATP-binding protein, which gives rise to MKLGNKIVVHDLTFSFNKNSKKFFDKLHVDFVPGTLNFIQGKNGVGKSTLLKIFSGNMSPDHQLQGTLHINCDVYDFCQPDTMSKAVAFVPQKFDELLVDSYSLYENLQFAQMSAYPSLVSLPKIVALPKLLDEYGIDYTIPVSLLSGGQRQILSMLMMLERNPKILLLDEPTAALDEENTKLVMSFLQNLCVEQGMTIIAIVHNQELVDTYAPSGYFELVQHDGKRAINFVSSKI
- the ftsH gene encoding ATP-dependent zinc metalloprotease FtsH, which encodes MSKKPFKKPSFFGGPKALFIAIIVLVGLLSVLTQLTDYARNMSDLTYKQYIEKVRADEVKSVTISGQHIDGVFKNDQFFQVTLSSADQSKSFVISGTMLGHESKNTDDPNFQATIVQRDGDFDLLDKHGVTYKIIPPAAPTNVWYVILLVLLLVSLGLLSAWYLNKQGKGNNNQGGGGLFNMGKSRAKIFMPNTIKEKFTSVAGAHEAKEELFDIVDFLKNPGKYRKIGAKIPRGVLLQGEPGTGKTLLARAVAGEAQCPFISVSGSDFVEVFVGVGASRVRDLFAQAKRNAPCIVFIDEIDAVGRQRNGSGNGGSDEREQTLNQLLTEMDGFEVNEEPIIVMAATNRADVLDKALLRPGRFDRIVNVPVPDLLSREEILHVHLKKVKIASDIDVKKLARATTGYTGADLANYINTAAILATKAGLTQITMVQFDEALYSKLLGKLAKTIVMTDEEKRITAYHEGGHALINILMGDLTSPLHKVTITPRSGGSLGVTCSLPNREKYLKTVEENLADICICMGGRAAEMLACNVMTTGASSDFAQATRVAYYSVAHVGMTQALGMVVYDRSHIADATQAKIDVEVAKILEQEYQRAYALLVEHRDKLEILAALLLEKEMVEASEIYEALGMIQPDIVKLV